Within Desulfobacter sp., the genomic segment GAATGAGGGCGAATTCGTGGTCCAGGGTCTTTTCCAAAGCCTCGTGGCCGGATTCGGCACGGATGATATCCACATCCGGAGATTCAAGTACCTGTTCAAGGGTGAGAAGGTTCTCGGGCCGGTCATCAACAATGAGAATACTTGGGTTTTTCATTTATTCCTGGCTGCCTCCTCCGGACATCAACCGGTTGATAAAGGGTGCAATATCATCAAGATCTACAACAGCATCCACACCTGCGGCAATGGCTGCCAGGGGCATGGCGTCGGCTTCGGCAGTATCCGGGGACTGGGCAATGGCAAATCCCCCGTGCCGGCGGACCGCGGTAATCCCCCTGGCCCCGTCTGTATTGGCCCCGGTGAGGATGAGCCCGGCCAGGCCCTCCCCGAATGCTTCGGCTGCCGTTTCAAACAGCACGTCGATGGAGGGCCTTGAATACTGGACCCGCGCTTCCGTGGACAGGGCAAAGCTTAAGTCCTCTTCCACCAGAAGATGATAATTGGCCGGGGCAAAGTAAATGGTGCCTCTTTCCACCGGCATTTTATCTTCAGCCTCTTTTACCCTGAGGCGGCACAATTTGTCAAAGTGATGGATCAGAAAATCATCGGAATCCGGGCTCATGTGCTGGACAATGATGACGGGCGGTTCCATGGCCGGGGAAAGGCGGGGCAGTATGGCGGACAGGGCCTTGAGCCCGCCGGCGGAGACGCCGACTGCCAGGGCCGTGTATTGGGTCCGGTATGGAGACTGGGAGGTGATCATCGTTTTTTTCTATAAATTTTTTCCTTTTTACAGACGACATCGAATTTATCGGCCATTTCCGTGAATTTCAGGCTTTCCTTGGAGCCCAGGCAGAGGTATCCCCCGGGGATCAGGCTGTCGTAAAAGAGTCTGAGGACATGGTTTTGCAGTTTTTTATTGAAATAGATGAGTACGTTCCTGCAAAAGATCATATGCATTTCCCCGAAGACCCCGTCGGTGACCAGGTTGTGGGAGGAAAACAGAATTTTATCCCTGATGAACCGCCGGATGATGACATTTTCATTGTCCGCCGCGTAATAGTCTGAAAACTCTTTGGTCCCCCCGGCCTGCTGATAGTTGGTCGTATAGGTTTTCATCACATCCAGGGGGTAGATCCCGGCCTTTGCCTTTTCAAGGATCATCTCGTTGAAGTCCGTGGCGTAGACCTGGACCCGTTTTTTCATCTTTTCCTCTTCCAGGAGGATGGACATGGAGTAGACTTCCTGGCCGGCGGAGCAGCCTGCATGCCAGACTTTGATAAAGGAGTAGGTTTTAAGCCGGGGGATCAGCTCCTCCCTCACTTTTTTGTAAAACCAGGGGTCCCTGAACATCTCGGTCACGTTGATGGAAAGGTCCATGAGCAGGGTGTTGAAAAAATTTTCGTCGTAGAGGACCCGGCGGGTCATCTGGGAGAAATTGTCCAGGCTGCTCCGTTCCAGCCGGTTTCTCAGCCGCCGCTTGGTGTGGGCATTGGCATAGTCCTTGAAATTAAACCCGTACTTGAGGTGGATGGCCTCGAGGAGGAGCCGGATTTCTATGGCTTCATTGTCTTTTGTCATGCGTAGAGCCATACCCTTAGCATTGAAATGAGTTTATCCGTATCCACAGGCTTGGCCAGGTAGTCGCTGGCGCCTGCGTCGATGCATTTGTTCCGGTCCCCCTTCATGGCCTTGGCGGTGAGGGCGATGATGGGAAGGGTTTTATGGGTTTTCCGGATCTCGGCCGTGGCCTCGTATCCGTCCATTTTGGGCATCATGATATCCATGAGGATGATGTCGATTTCCGGGTGGGCATTGGTTTGCTCCACCCCTTCCACCCCGTCCCGGGCGATGATGACGTTCATGTTCTTTTCTTCCAGCACCGAGCTGAGGGCAAAGACATTGCGCATGTCGTCGTCCACCAGGAGAACGGTTTTGTCGGCCAGGACCTTTTCCCTGCCGTGGACCATCTTGAGCATTTTCTGTTTTTCCTTGGGCAGGTCCGCCTCCACCCGGTGGAGGAAGAGTGCGGATTCTTCCAGGAGCCGTTCCGGGGATTTCACCCCTTTGATGATGATGCTTTCCGTGTATTGGCGAAGCTGACGGTCCTCCTCTTCTGTCAGTTCCCGGCCCGTGTAGACGATCACCGGTATGCCGGCGCAGGCCGGGTCCTGGCGGATCTGATCCAGCAGATCGAATCCGGACATGTCCCCCAGCCCCAGATCCAGGATCATGCAGTCGTAATGGCCCGAGGTCAGGGCCTCAAAGGCCTGGGCGCCAGTGGGAACGATATCGGTTTCAACGTCTCCGTTGCCGATGAGGTCCCGGATACTCTGGGACTGTACCTCGTCGTCCTCCACCACCAGAAGCTTGCGCACCGGCCGGGTGATGATGTTTTCGATTTTGGAAAAGGTGTCTTCCACCTTTTCCAGGGTCACCGGCTTGGTGAGGAAGCCCACGGCGCCCATGCGCATGGCATCCATGGAGGCGTCGGCGGCGGACATGAAATGGACCGGGATGTGGCGCAGTTCGGTGTTGGCCTTGAGCCGTTCCAGGACAGTCCATCCGTCAATGCCGGGCAGGCCGATGTCCAGCATAATGGCGCTGGGCCTGTAATAGTCGGCAAAATGAAGTCCGGTTTCCCCGTCATCGGCAATGATGCACTTAAAATCCCGCTCCCTGGCGAAATCCCTCATGATCTTGGCGGAACTGGGATCATCTTCAATGATCAGCAGGCTCTTGTCCGACGGGGCCGTCTCTTTTCTGTCATCCGGCACAAAATCCCGGATGACCGGGGGGGCCGGCGTCGGGGCTGTCTGGGGGGCCGGCGTCGGGGCTGTCTGGGGGGCCGGCGTCGGGGGCGTTGCCTGGTCCGTTGCCTGGTCCGTTGCCTGGGCAGGGGCCGCCTGGGCTGCGGGCTGCGGCGGAGCCTGGGCCGGTGCCTCCTGGTCCCCGGTTTTTTCTATCCGTTCCGGAATGACCACGGTGAATACGGACCCCTTGCCCGGTTCGCTGTCCAGGGTGATGAATCCGCCCAGAAGTTTGGACAGCTCTCTGGAAATGGACAGCCCCAGGCCCGTGCCCCCGTATTTTCTGGAGGTGCTGCCGTCGGCCTGCTGGAAGGCTTCAAAGATCACGGCCTGCTGCTCCTTGGGGATGCCGATCCCGGAATCTTCAACGGCAAAGGCAAGGGCGGTCTCCGGGTCCAGGCCATGGGGGCTGCACAGGTCTGCTGCCGGCCGGGATATGGCCAGGCTGACCCGGCCCTTGTCCGTGAATTTAAAGGCGTTGGTCAGCAGGTTCCTTAAAACCTGCTGGAGGCGCAAAGGATCGGTGTACATGGTGTGTTCCACGGATACGGATCCGTGGGTGTTGATGGTGAAATCAATCTCCTGGTCTTCGGCCAGGTTCCTGAAAATCCGCTCCAGGTCGGCAATCAGGGTCTGCAGGGGCAGGTCCTCGGGCATGAGTTCCACCTTGCCTGCCTCCACCTTGGAGAGATCCAGGATTTCGTTGATCAGGGTGAGCAGGTCCTCTCCGGAGGAGTGGATGGCCCGGGCCGATTCGATCTGCTTTTCGGTGAGGGTGTTGTCCTTGTTCCCTGACAGGAGCTGGGAGAGGATGAGGATGCTGTTCAGGGGGGTTCTCAGCTCATGGGACATATTGGCCAGGAATTCGGATTTGTATTTACTGGCGATTTCCAGCTCTTCGGCCTTGCTCTGGATGGATTCCTGGGCTTCCAGGAGTTCGATATTCTTGGCGTTGATGCTATCCTTCTGCTCCTCCAGGGCATGGGCCTGCTCCTCAAGCTCTTCGTTGGTGACCTGGAGTTCCTCGTGCTGGGACTGGAGTTCGGCCTCGGATTCCTTGAGGGCCCGGGTCTGTTCTTCCAGCTCTTCGTTGACCACTCTCAATTCCTCCTGCTGGGCCTGGAGTTCCGCCTGGGATTCCTTGAGGGCATTGGTCTGTTCTTCCAGGGTTTTATTCTTTTGGGCCAGTTCCTTCTGGCTGTCCTGGGCTTCCTGGAGGAGATGGTTGATGGTCCGGCGGGATTTGGCTGTATTCAGGAGGATGGCTGAACTTTTTGTGATCTGCTCAATGTAGCTTTTTGCCAGGTCGGTGAATTGGGTCTGGGCGCCCAGGAGCACCACCCCCAGGCAGTCGTTTTCATAGACCAGGGGGACGACCATGTAGGCTTTGGCCGGCTTCTCTCCGGCCCCGTAATTGATTGGGGGGGCCTCAGAGTCCACGTCGGTGAACATGATAATTTCCTTCTCCAGGGCGGCCTGGCCCACCAGGCCTTCTCCGGGTTTCAGTTTGTTGAAGTTGCCCCGGCGGTCGGAAAATGCGTAGGAGGCATAGAGATGGAGGCGGTCCTGGTCAAATACATAAAGGGCGCCCAGGTCCGCTCCGGTGTGTTTGGAGATATAGGTGACGAACCGCCGGCCCAGTTCCCTTTCGTCCAGTTCGCCCCGCAGGGTGCGGTCCAGGCCTTCCTTTCCCTGTTTGAGCCAGTCCGAATCCCTGAGGGTGCCGGCCATGTGGTTCAGGGCGCCGGCCAGCTTGCCCAGTTCATCCCGCTGCCGGATCTCTATGGCGGTGTTGAAATTGCCCCGTGCAATGTCCTGGGCAAAGGCGACACCTTTGATGATGGGATTGGAAATGGTCCGGGCAATGAAGTAGGCACAGGTCCCGATGAGGGCCATGAGCACAATGGAAAGGCCCATGGTTTTGCCCAGAATTTTTCTGACCGTATTTTCCACCTCATATTTGTCTATTTTTGAAATCAGGTACCAGTTCAGCCCTTGGATATTCAGTTTTTTGTAGGCGGCCAGAACGCTGTTGCCGGCGGAGTCCGCGTAAATCCCTGCGCCGCCTTCAAGTCCCGACTCAGCGGCATCTGTCCAGTAATCCAGCACTTTGTCCAGGCTGAAGCCCAGGACATAGGCGCCGTCGCCCATGGTTTTCAGGGCGCTTCTCAATTCAAATGTTTTTTCAAGGAGGTTGTATTCAAGGAGATAGGATTCACCGGTGGTGCCCAGGCCTTTTCTGGATTCCATGAATTTTTCGATGAAGTCCGGTGCCAGTTTTGCCACCACAATGGAGACCATCCGGCCGTCGGCATCAATCACCGGTTCGGCAAAAAAGGCCGTTTCCCTGCCCCTGTCCGGCTCAAAGGGGTGGAAATCCAGTACCACCCCATGGTCTGTGGTCAGAATCGATTTATAGGCCAGGGCAAGCCGGGTGCCGGACCAGGAGGACTGGTTCATCCGCTGGCCGATGATATTCTGGTCATTCAGCGCAAAAAGAATGCGTCCGTAGTCCCGGCCGATGATGAGGAGGTCCGTGCATCCGAATGCGTCTGAAAAACGCTGGAGGTGGTCCAGGTTCTCTTCGATGGTGGTTTTATACACCCTTGAAATGAAATCAGGCGAAACCCCTTTCCGGTCATGGTAGCGGATGAGGTTCTGGCTCATGGAGAGCATCTGGTTGCTCCTGGCCAGACGCTTAAGCTCGCCGAACCGTTCCTGAAACACGGCTTCGATATAGGCGCTTCTCAGGGTCTGCACAGCTTCCATCTGGCTGAAGGACTTTTCCATTAAGGCGTCCGTGGCCAGGGTGGAGGCGTAGTATCCGGTGATGATGAGGGGGAGGATGCCGGTCAGTATGAAGGCGAGGACCAGTTTGGGGCGGATGGGCATGTTATTGAGCTTTGACAGCATGTGGATATCCTTAAATTCAATTGCACTATTGGTATCGGCCGCAAAAACCTAGGAAACATAACACAAAATATTCAGGAAATACAAGCAATCAAAGCGGGGCAGGGGGATATGGGAACACCGGTCCCCCGGCCCCTGGCGCAGGGTCATTCATGCCGCCTTGGCAGGAGATATGGCTGGCTCCGGATGGCAGGGGGGAGGACCCTGGTGGGTGTGCCGGATCATATATATAGACTGGTAATAAATATTACCAATGGTTGGTTTCGTTACAAGCCTCTGAATGCCCTTTGAGTACTTGAAAAAATTGAATAAAATAATAAAACGGTAATTAAAATTACCAGTTTTCTGCCATGGCAGGCCGGCTGGATCGGCCCCGCCGCGGGGAATACGGTCAGTTTTTCATTGGGGAGGTGTTTGTAATTAACTGA encodes:
- a CDS encoding chemotaxis protein CheB, whose protein sequence is MITSQSPYRTQYTALAVGVSAGGLKALSAILPRLSPAMEPPVIIVQHMSPDSDDFLIHHFDKLCRLRVKEAEDKMPVERGTIYFAPANYHLLVEEDLSFALSTEARVQYSRPSIDVLFETAAEAFGEGLAGLILTGANTDGARGITAVRRHGGFAIAQSPDTAEADAMPLAAIAAGVDAVVDLDDIAPFINRLMSGGGSQE
- a CDS encoding response regulator, producing MLSKLNNMPIRPKLVLAFILTGILPLIITGYYASTLATDALMEKSFSQMEAVQTLRSAYIEAVFQERFGELKRLARSNQMLSMSQNLIRYHDRKGVSPDFISRVYKTTIEENLDHLQRFSDAFGCTDLLIIGRDYGRILFALNDQNIIGQRMNQSSWSGTRLALAYKSILTTDHGVVLDFHPFEPDRGRETAFFAEPVIDADGRMVSIVVAKLAPDFIEKFMESRKGLGTTGESYLLEYNLLEKTFELRSALKTMGDGAYVLGFSLDKVLDYWTDAAESGLEGGAGIYADSAGNSVLAAYKKLNIQGLNWYLISKIDKYEVENTVRKILGKTMGLSIVLMALIGTCAYFIARTISNPIIKGVAFAQDIARGNFNTAIEIRQRDELGKLAGALNHMAGTLRDSDWLKQGKEGLDRTLRGELDERELGRRFVTYISKHTGADLGALYVFDQDRLHLYASYAFSDRRGNFNKLKPGEGLVGQAALEKEIIMFTDVDSEAPPINYGAGEKPAKAYMVVPLVYENDCLGVVLLGAQTQFTDLAKSYIEQITKSSAILLNTAKSRRTINHLLQEAQDSQKELAQKNKTLEEQTNALKESQAELQAQQEELRVVNEELEEQTRALKESEAELQSQHEELQVTNEELEEQAHALEEQKDSINAKNIELLEAQESIQSKAEELEIASKYKSEFLANMSHELRTPLNSILILSQLLSGNKDNTLTEKQIESARAIHSSGEDLLTLINEILDLSKVEAGKVELMPEDLPLQTLIADLERIFRNLAEDQEIDFTINTHGSVSVEHTMYTDPLRLQQVLRNLLTNAFKFTDKGRVSLAISRPAADLCSPHGLDPETALAFAVEDSGIGIPKEQQAVIFEAFQQADGSTSRKYGGTGLGLSISRELSKLLGGFITLDSEPGKGSVFTVVIPERIEKTGDQEAPAQAPPQPAAQAAPAQATDQATDQATPPTPAPQTAPTPAPQTAPTPAPPVIRDFVPDDRKETAPSDKSLLIIEDDPSSAKIMRDFARERDFKCIIADDGETGLHFADYYRPSAIMLDIGLPGIDGWTVLERLKANTELRHIPVHFMSAADASMDAMRMGAVGFLTKPVTLEKVEDTFSKIENIITRPVRKLLVVEDDEVQSQSIRDLIGNGDVETDIVPTGAQAFEALTSGHYDCMILDLGLGDMSGFDLLDQIRQDPACAGIPVIVYTGRELTEEEDRQLRQYTESIIIKGVKSPERLLEESALFLHRVEADLPKEKQKMLKMVHGREKVLADKTVLLVDDDMRNVFALSSVLEEKNMNVIIARDGVEGVEQTNAHPEIDIILMDIMMPKMDGYEATAEIRKTHKTLPIIALTAKAMKGDRNKCIDAGASDYLAKPVDTDKLISMLRVWLYA
- a CDS encoding protein-glutamate O-methyltransferase CheR is translated as MTKDNEAIEIRLLLEAIHLKYGFNFKDYANAHTKRRLRNRLERSSLDNFSQMTRRVLYDENFFNTLLMDLSINVTEMFRDPWFYKKVREELIPRLKTYSFIKVWHAGCSAGQEVYSMSILLEEEKMKKRVQVYATDFNEMILEKAKAGIYPLDVMKTYTTNYQQAGGTKEFSDYYAADNENVIIRRFIRDKILFSSHNLVTDGVFGEMHMIFCRNVLIYFNKKLQNHVLRLFYDSLIPGGYLCLGSKESLKFTEMADKFDVVCKKEKIYRKKR